Below is a window of Agathobacter rectalis ATCC 33656 DNA.
TTGCAGCCTGACGCACCGTGGCATTGTTTTCAACTATGTAGTTGGCGATTTCCACCGCCCTTGTCTCAATATATGATTTCAAAAAATACTCCTGCATATTCTGTTGTTACAGTTTATGCGGGAGTATTTTTAATATTACACACAGGTTGTAATTCTATTTACGTTTTTCGTAATAAAATAAGAAAACGGTTTCTTAATAGTAATAATAATATCAATTTTCCGTATTGCATTGGTGCAAAAGTTGCGTTGCCTGATCATATTAAGCTCATTAAATATATTAAGTGTATTAAGTATGTTAAGCGTATGCAGCAGTTATGAGCTCAATGCATTTGTCATACCCAAGCACAGAGCTGTTGAGCACCAGGTCATAATTTTTCCTGTTGCCCCACTCCTTATCGGTGAAGTATCGGTAATTTACCGAGCGCTTCTTATCGACATCCTTTAGCAGCTTTTTGACCTCGTCATCGCTTTTTTGGTAGAGCTTTTTTATTCTTGCAGCCTTCTCAGGCTTATTTCCCTCTATAAAAACATTCAGCACATCATCCCTGTCAGAAAGAATGTAGTCTGCGCAACGTCCCACAATAACGCAGGGCTCTTTTTGCGCAATATCCTTGATGAGCTTCTGCTGGATATTGAAAATCTGGTCGGAAAGAGAAACTCCTGTGATGTCGCGCCCCACAAATGCATATGAAAAAATATTTCCGGCAGGTGCATATTCGCCCTGGTTTGCGACAATCTGCTCAGAGATACCGAGCTCCTTTGCCACATGCTCAATTATTTTTTTATCGTAAAACTCAATGCCG
It encodes the following:
- a CDS encoding AAA family ATPase, with the protein product MSFKIITISREFGSGGRFIGEQIAQKCGIEFYDKKIIEHVAKELGISEQIVANQGEYAPAGNIFSYAFVGRDITGVSLSDQIFNIQQKLIKDIAQKEPCVIVGRCADYILSDRDDVLNVFIEGNKPEKAARIKKLYQKSDDEVKKLLKDVDKKRSVNYRYFTDKEWGNRKNYDLVLNSSVLGYDKCIELITAAYA